A single genomic interval of Lathyrus oleraceus cultivar Zhongwan6 chromosome 7, CAAS_Psat_ZW6_1.0, whole genome shotgun sequence harbors:
- the LOC127106549 gene encoding auxin-induced protein 10A5, with product MGFRSIMRRTSFSRTQGSTKGSEVPKGYLAVYVGDKMSRFVIPVSYLNQPLFQELLNKAEQEFGYDHPMGGLTIPCGEDEFLNLTSRLN from the coding sequence ATGGGTTTCCGCAGTATTATGAGAAGAACGTCATTTTCCAGAACCCAAGGATCTACCAAGGGATCTGAAGTCCCTAAAGGCTATCTCGCCGTCTATGTTGGAGATAAAATGAGTCGGTTTGTGATTCCAGTATCCTACTTGAACCAACCTTTATTTCAAGAATTACTTAACAAAGCAGAACAAGAATTTGGATATGATCATCCAATGGGTGGGCTCACAATTCCATGCGGTGAAGATGAATTCCTAAACCTCACTTCTCGCTTGAATTAA